A single Aspergillus puulaauensis MK2 DNA, chromosome 7, nearly complete sequence DNA region contains:
- a CDS encoding alpha/beta hydrolase (CAZy:CE10;~COG:V;~EggNog:ENOG410PKWF;~InterPro:IPR029058,IPR013094;~MEROPS:MER0034548;~PFAM:PF07859;~go_function: GO:0016787 - hydrolase activity [Evidence IEA]), whose amino-acid sequence MSIQSDLTINASRFRPENVTEATKQANSFLQDVTTKGPRWHEVGAATYRDMRLQGKLALPAPTYLPGATDATIPSRDSSRRIPIRIYKPDNGQSSEGVFFHAHGGGWVLGDEKSSDQVLQRYANGCQLTAISVGYRHAPEDPYPAAVHDCIDVAEYLIDHPEEYGPVRFMGGESAGAYLVVLATFHLLASRPSHALEGLALQYGLYDQSLGLPSLTTTTRSIMIDRAAMERFRGAFLPGKSPEECRDPSISPIYADLSGLAAKAPKGLPPALFVVGTDDPLLDDTILMGAKWSMAGADSIVKVYPGAAHGFTAIPGLPVSEEANAVSVKFVNDRATSFK is encoded by the exons ATGTCTATACAGAGTGACCTGACCATCAATGCCTCCAGGTTTCGTCCGGAGAATGTCACCGAAGCCACCAAACAGGCAAACAGCTTCCTCCAAGATGTCACAACCAAGGGACCTCGTTGGCATGAAGTTGGCGCTGCTACCTACCGCGATATGCGTCTCCAAGGCAAACTCGCCCTCCCAGCGCCCACCTACCTCCCAGGCGCTACAGATGCTACAATTCCTTCTCGAGACTCCTCTCGTCGAATCCCGATACGCATCTACAAACCCGACAACGGCCAGTCTAGTGAAGGTGTGTTTTTCCATGCCCATGGGGGCGGATGGGTCTTGGGGGACGAGAAGAG CTCCGACCAAGTACTACAAAGGTATGCCAATGGCTGCCAACTAACCGCCATCTCCGTGGGCTATCGTCACGCGCCTGAAGACCCATACCCAGCAGCCGTCCACGACTGCATCGACGTGGCCGAGTACCTAATCGACCATCCCGAGGAGTACGGCCCTGTCCGCTTCATGGGCGGAGAGTCAGCCGGGGCATACCTTGTTGTCCTAGCTACGTTTCACCTCCTCGCGTCGCGGCCGTCTCATGCCCTCGAAGGCCTTGCCCTCCAATATGGGTTATACGACCAGTCTCTAGGCCTTCCTTCTCTCACGACAACCACCCGGTCCATCATGATCGACCGGGCAGCTATGGAGCGCTTCCGCGGTGCATTCCTGCCCGGTAAATCTCCTGAGGAATGCAGAGACCCTTCCATCTCTCCGATCTACGCCGATCTGTCTGGACTCGCAGCGAAGGCGCCGAAGGGCCTTCCTCCTGCGCTGTTCGTCGTCGGGACAGATGACCCTCTCCTTGATGATACGATTCTCATGGGTGCGAAGTGGAGTATGGCTGGTGCGGATAGTATCGTTAAGGTCTATCCTGGAGCCGCGCATGGGTTTACTGCGATACCGGGCCTGCCTGTTTCGGAAGAGGCGAACGCGGTCAGCGTTAAGTTTGTGAATGATAGGGCCACAAGTTTTAAGTGA
- a CDS encoding uncharacterized protein (COG:S;~EggNog:ENOG410PZRV), with translation MAPIKSSKNNQVSPQQRRSLLKNTEQVKGVMPIETYLKQLEPYRSTTLIWPYPHNILPAEPTTIKQIEHHRNSILAILDSHNFPPPQYLRLSIHSATKQLYTSKPLPVLSLTYITDPESTTAPSIPETLGPARDEITTLLNQNGINDIHTEIIFVNQVFDPTCFPIHDDDPAAQAFEHARRNINRVVSRLREKWSMVKMFHVGVTVESARPTVVVQVNPRTEADWEAMMREIVSYLPIPKIDQYHDGDTDTDMEIGVEFMTGKIVKPIVYPEDEELADALGNFSEDLTEGLAANEDFEVIGDWLVELAGREGQFLERAGEVKKGSW, from the coding sequence ATGGCACCCATCAAGTCATCTAAGAACAACCAAGTCTCTCCCCAGCAAAGACGGTCCCTCCTTAAGAACACTGAACAAGTCAAAGGCGTAATGCCCATCGAGACCTATCTTAAGCAACTCGAGCCCTACCGCTCAACAACCCTCATCTGGCCCTATCCACACAACATCCTCCCAGCAGAACCAACCACAATCAAACAGATCGAACACCACCGCAACTCCATCCTCGCAATCCTAGACAGCCACAActtcccaccaccccaaTACCTCCGCCTCTCCATCCACAGCGCCACAAAACAACTCTACACCAGCAAACCCCTCCCAGTCCTCAGCCTCACATACATCACCGACCCAGAGAGCACCACCGCACCCTCCATCCCAGAAACCCTCGGCCCAGCCCGTGACGAAATAACCACCCTCCTAAACCAAAACGGAATCAACGACATCCATACCGAAATCATCTTCGTGAACCAGGTCTTCGACCCAACCTGCTTCCCTATTCATGATGACGATCCTGCGGCACAGGCATTCGAGCACGCCCGCCGCAATATCAATAGGGTTGTTTCCAGACTTCGCGAGAAATGGTCCATGGTTAAGATGTTTCATGTTGGTGTTACGGTTGAATCAGCCAGACCGACGGTCGTTGTCCAGGTGAATCCAAGGACTGAGGCGGATtgggaggcgatgatgagggAGATTGTTTCCTACCTACCAATACCGAAGATTGATCAATATCACGACGGTGATACTGATACAGATATGGAAATAGGCGTTGAGTTCATGACAGGCAAGATCGTGAAGCCGATTGTGTACCccgaagacgaggagctggCTGATGCCTTGGGAAACTTCTCTGAGGATCTGACAGAGGGTCTTGCGGCTAATGAGGATTTTGAAGTGATTGGTGACTGGCTTGTTGAGTTGGCTGGAAGAGAAGGGCAGTTTCTCGAACGGGCTggagaggtgaagaagggaagCTGGTGA
- a CDS encoding Zn(II)2Cys6 transcription factor (COG:E;~EggNog:ENOG410Q91G;~InterPro:IPR036864,IPR007219,IPR001138;~PFAM:PF00172;~TransMembrane:2 (o237-254i501-521o);~go_function: GO:0000981 - DNA-binding transcription factor activity, RNA polymerase II-specific [Evidence IEA];~go_function: GO:0003677 - DNA binding [Evidence IEA];~go_function: GO:0008270 - zinc ion binding [Evidence IEA];~go_process: GO:0006351 - transcription, DNA-templated [Evidence IEA];~go_process: GO:0006355 - regulation of transcription, DNA-templated [Evidence IEA]) has translation MTPHLRPIACERCSRRKQRCDRILPACSNCRKAASECREAPQERMLVRVADQGVRRKGYVRLLEERVMDLQQEARSRNLLQDDDTLGASAGPEDMDMAPSPAPAPDETDLNSLALYAMAEPRRRQDEFVRELSMPRIISVVTETYGGNPEATERVHPLWDAVAKFVRTGGPTTTTTSAQAVHRIYFPRTVASQALETYRRVVDYRYPRLPASKAEYGLEALTAEDDRLHQTMLEARPAHLFLAYMVIAIVPLVSDKYPVSQGSFISAHILSTSLKVLDAVFRKEDGVDIVQCLHLLVIFSIHSSAAGSSWHLIGFAMEKCIALGYHKESSSSSSSGFTSEADERRRAFWSCYLLDRLISGALDRPFSINDRDISVLLPQDAESAEDAQHLHLFRYAMLLSEAMTDRGRSPVTMQISGLLHWRSSRRSEDESSSSSSSGLNEAYFASLDNTLVLRLAINHIIRTEIPIDGHSMPLSSFLDIPQICRAVVDSLSRPDMKQRSFLSWLTGYSAFSVALVVLYWSPRWTGDDPTPEALLQPITEMLDLVGNQFSRLRDYARIIQCLRRGEPPEDISIIGPQHLRSLGRLIVQRHRQ, from the coding sequence ATGACGCCACACCTCCGCCCTATCGCCTGCGAGCGATGCAGCCGACGCAAACAGCGCTGCGACCGGATTCTGCCCGCCTGTTCCAACTGCCGCAAAGCAGCCAGCGAATGCAGGGAAGCCCCTCAAGAGCGGATGCTGGTCCGAGTGGCCGACCAGGGCGTCCGACGAAAGGGATACGTGCGACTTCTCGAGGAGCGCGTCATGGATCTGCAGCAAGAGGCACGATCGCGGAATCTCCTGCAGGACGATGACACACTCGGCGCGTCGGCGGGACCAgaggacatggacatggcgccgtcgccagcgccagcgcccgACGAGACGGACCTGAATAGCCTCGCCCTGTATGCGATGGCGGAGCCGCGCCGTCGCCAGGATGAGTTTGTGCGCGAGCTTTCCATGCCTCGCATAATATCCGTTGTGACCGAGACGTATGGTGGGAATCCAGAGGCCACGGAGCGCGTGCATCCGCTCTGGGACGCAGTGGCCAAATTCGTTCGAACGGGGGGCccgacaacgacaacgacatcGGCCCAAGCAGTGCATCGGATCTACTTCCCTCGGACGGTGGCGAGCCAGGCTCTCGAGACGTACCGTCGTGTGGTCGACTATCGATATCCGCGGCTGCCTGCATCGAAGGCTGAGTATGGACTCGAAGCCCTGACGGCCGAAGACGACAGGCTGCATCAGACCATGCTGGAGGCTCGCCCGGCCCATCTCTTTCTGGCATATATGGTGATCGCGATTGTGCCTCTGGTCTCGGACAAGTATCCGGTGTCTCAGGGATCCTTCATCTCGGCACATATCCTCTCCACCTCGCTCAAGGTGCTCGATGCCGTGTTCCGGAAAGAAGACGGCGTGGATATTGTGCAGTGTCTGCATTTActcgtcatcttctccatccataGCTCCGCGGCGGGCTCGTCATGGCACTTGATTGGGTTTGCGATGGAGAAGTGCATCGCCCTGGGATATCACAAAGAGAGCagcagtagcagcagcagtggtTTTACCAGCGAGGCGGACGAGCGCCGTAGAGCATTCTGGTCTTGCTATCTTCTTGACCGGCTGATCAGTGGAGCACTGGATCGCCCGTTTTCCATCAATGACCGCGACATCTCTGTTCTCCTGCCCCAGGACGCGGAGAGCGCCGAAGACGCACAACACCTGCACCTCTTCCGCTATGCCATGCTGCTGTCGGAGGCCATGACGGACAGAGGTCGCTCGCCAGTGACTATGCAGATCAGTGGCCTGCTGCACTGGCGGTCGTCGAGGCGTAGCGAAGATgagtcctcgtcctcgtcctcaagcGGACTGAACGAAGCGTATTTCGCGTCGCTGGATAACACGCTCGTCCTTCGGCTGGCAATCAACCACATCATCCGCACCGAGATACCCATAGACGGACATTCCATgcccctctcctcctttctcgACATCCCCCAGATATGCAGGGCGGTGGTCGACAGCCTCAGCCGCCCCGATATGAAACAACGGTCGTTCCTTTCCTGGTTGACAGGATACAGCGCGTTCTCGGTTGCCCTCGTGGTCCTGTACTGGTCCCCAAGATGGACAGGGGATGATCCTACCCCAGAGGCACTCCTACAGCCGATAACGGAGATGCTTGATCTCGTCGGTAATCAGTTCTCACGCCTACGGGACTACGCCCGCATCATCCAGTGTCTGCGGCGGGGGGAACCCCCAGAAGACATATCGATAATTGGACCGCAGCATCTACGGAGCCTAGGGCGTCTGATAGTCCAAAGGCACCGCCAGTGA
- a CDS encoding GFA family protein (COG:S;~EggNog:ENOG410PJC9;~InterPro:IPR011057,IPR006913;~PFAM:PF04828;~go_function: GO:0016846 - carbon-sulfur lyase activity [Evidence IEA]), giving the protein MASTKTLTAACLCKNVHYILTLATDLLPLKAHLCSCTICRRTHGAPCSFHAPLPSDIAPEFIAPSSLSNLTAYTHANSCSTRFFCPTCGCHIGDRDLTSNDWFISTALFDANSNEAWYEIDSHCFTYSSADGGISSLLPRVNGKDIKIWNPAPEAEPESKKPESIPSELHLQTGSNELLAQCHCGGVSFTISRPRNEYINTPSSKKWIDQSDTRKWLALVDVCSDCRLVTGSNVIMWMFVPTDHVTPRPPADLLFGTLAAYESSAGVRRTFCGTCGATVFYSHKERPGIVDVATGILRASEGVMLGDWAVWRTARVGFVEDGLKYDSAFTRGLEEGLRAWGVRMDGESRDFVVGAETHRAVED; this is encoded by the coding sequence ATGGCCTCCACTAAGACCCTAACCGCCGCCTGTCTCTGCAAAAACGTGCACtacatcctcaccctcgccacAGACCTGCTCCCATTAAAGGCGCATCTCTGCAGCTGCACCATCTGTCGTCGCACCCATGGCGCACCCTGCTCATTCCACGCCCCTTTACCATCAGACATCGCACCTGAATTCATCGCTCCATCCAGCCTCAGCAATCTAACTGCTTACACACATGCCAATTCATGTTCCACCCGGTTCTTCTGTCCCACCTGCGGCTGCCACATCGGCGATCGCGACCTTACCAGCAACGACTGGTTCATCTCAACCGCGCTCTTCGATGCGAATTCTAACGAGGCCTGGTACGAGATTGACTCTCATTGTTTTACCTACTCTAGCGCGGACGGGGGAATATCAAGTCTCCTCCCCAGGGTAAATGGGAAAGATATCAAGATCTGGAACCCCGCGCCAGAGGCAGAGCCAGAGTCAAAAAAGCCTGAGTCTATCCCCAGTGAACTGCATCTGCAAACCGGCTCGAACGAGCTCCTAGCACAATGCCATTGCGGCGGTGTCTCGTTTACCATCTCCCGACCTAGGAAcgaatatattaatacccCATCATCCAAAAAGTGGATCGATCAATCCGACACGAGGAAATGGCTTGCGCTGGTAGACGTCTGTTCGGACTGTCGACTGGTAACGGGGTCGAATGTGATTATGTGGATGTTTGTTCCTACGGATCATGTCACGCCACGGCCGCCTGCTGATTTACTCTTCGGGACGCTGGCGGCGTATGAGTCGAGTGCGGGGGTGCGGAGGACGTTCTGTGGGACGTGCGGTGCGACGGTGTTTTACTCCCATAAGGAACGGCCGGGGATTGTTGATGTTGCTACGGGCATTCTGCGTGCATCTGAGGGTGTTATGCTTGGGGATTGGGCGGTTTGGAGGACGGCTAGAGTGGGGTTTGTTGAGGATGGGTTGAAGTATGATTCTGCGTTTACGagggggttggaggagggaCTTAGGGCGTGGGGGGTTAGGATGGATGGTGAGAGTAGGgactttgttgttggtgctgaGACTCATCGTGCTGTTGAGGACTGA
- a CDS encoding GMC family oxidoreductase (CAZy:AA3;~COG:E;~EggNog:ENOG410PMX4;~InterPro:IPR012132,IPR036188,IPR000172,IPR007867;~PFAM:PF05199,PF00732;~SECRETED:SignalP(1-19);~go_function: GO:0016614 - oxidoreductase activity, acting on CH-OH group of donors [Evidence IEA];~go_function: GO:0050660 - flavin adenine dinucleotide binding [Evidence IEA];~go_process: GO:0055114 - oxidation-reduction process [Evidence IEA]) → MKLANLLLTLSHSFTFASSAKSRYPDSNYVIVGAGPAGYVLANRLSQDPNITVTLLEAGSDGNDDADIYTPGFAGRLQRSWYSWNYTSQPDPRRGGIAPRFPQGRGLGGGTSINFMAYSRGAASVYDQWAKESGNDRLSFGSLLQMFQLSTNLTMPPLTDYPTAANPAVYGNGPLQVSYEINATGTEPYWGDAMAASMALPAPLIDPTDGRSIGRVNGGPHTIDLRTGRRSSAQDSYGSALLSRKNVKIITGAEATKIHVWYEKAALVEYISLRDDSNHTIWARREVIVSAGAIGSPKLLMLSGIGPRKHLEDLRIPVVKDIPDLGDNLHDHHNAVVMVQIPENITTSFTLQKNETLLAAAAEEFQANGTGPLSHTLSSSYVTERPPDAFLDSVNAPFHKALPKDRPILSYHYTTSAMAPNPHNSNVISGYVSLLQPEAHGSVRLASGDYRDAPLIFSNYWGSDADMALQLYGYKKLRGAMASNIIAPIVKGELFPGPQVQTDEDLTRAMLSSAWSFHHPSGTCALGKVVDSKFRIPGIRGLRIVDSSVLPSQPTCHMSAPVYAVAELAAQMIQEDWKGRASNETVLAGGTL, encoded by the coding sequence ATGAAACTGGCAAACCTTCTTCTCACTCTGAGTCACTCGTTTACCTTCGCCTCTTCGGCAAAGTCCCGGTACCCAGACAGCAACTATGTCATCGTCGGAGCAGGACCAGCCGGATATGTCCTAGCCAATCGCCTGTCCCAAGATCCAAATATCACGGTCACACTTTTGGAGGCTGGGTCGGATGGTAACGACGATGCCGACATCTACACCCCTGGATTTGCCGGTAGACTTCAAAGAAGTTGGTATTCGTGGAACTACACCTCGCAGCCCGACCCGCGGCGTGGTGGCATTGCGCCACGCTTCCCACAAGGCCGTGGTTTAGGTGGTGGCACATCTATCAACTTTATGGCGTATTCCCGTGGAGCAGCCAGTGTGTACGATCAATGGGCGAAAGAGTCCGGTAACGACAGGTTGAGTTTCGGAAGTCTCCTCCAGATGTTCCAACTCTCTACAAACCTAACTATGCCGCCCCTGACTGATTACCCTACCGCCGCAAACCCTGCCGTATACGGAAACGGGCCACTACAAGTCAGCTACGAAATTAACGCCACCGGGACTGAACCATACTGGGGTGATGCTATGGCCGCAAGTATGGCACTGCCCGCACCTCTTATCGATCCCACCGATGGGCGTTCCATTGGTCGAGTGAATGGTGGCCCGCATACCATCGATCTCCGGACGGGGCGTCGATCGTCTGCCCAAGATTCGTACGGTTCGGCCTTATTGTCTCGGAAGAACGTGAAGATTATAACTGGTGCTGAAGCTACCAAGATCCATGTTTGGTATGAGAAGGCGGCGTTGGTTGAGTACATATCATTGAGGGATGATTCCAATCATACCATCTGGGCCAGGAGAGAGGTTATCGTCAGCGCAGGCGCAATCGGATCCCCCAAGCTGCTTATGCTCTCGGGTATTGGTCCCAGGAAGCATCTGGAGGACTTGAGGATCCCCGTTGTAAAGGACATCCCAGACCTGGGCGACAATTTGCACGACCATCACAATGCAGTCGTCATGGTACAGATCCCAGAGAACATTACTACTTCGTTCACGCTTCAGAAAAACGAAACTCtactcgccgccgccgccgaagagTTCCAGGCAAATGGAACAGGTCCGTTGTCACATACCTTAAGCTCCAGTTACGTGACAGAACGGCCACCAGATGCCTTCCTTGACAGTGTCAACGCACCTTTTCACAAAGCTCTTCCCAAGGACCGGCCCATACTTTCCTATCATTATACAACATCAGCAATGGCCCCCAACCCCCACAACTCAAATGTGATCTCCGGATATGTTAGTCTTCTGCAACCAGAAGCGCACGGATCCGTTCGACTGGCCAGCGGCGACTATCGCGATGCACCGCTTATCTTCTCCAACTACTGGGGTTCTGATGCGGATATGGCGTTGCAGTTATATGGGTATAAGAAACTACGCGGTGCAATGGCATCCAACATCATAGCTCCAATAGTAAAGGGCGAACTGTTCCCGGGCCCTCAGGTCCAGACTGACGAGGACCTGACCCGTGCGATGTTATCAAGTGCATGGTCATTCCACCATCCCAGCGGAACATGTGCTCTGGGAAAAGTTGTCGACTCCAAGTTCCGCATTCCTGGTATAAGGGGCTTGCGCATAGTGGACTCCAGTGTGCTACCATCCCAGCCGACCTGCCATATGTCGGCGCCAGTCTATGCAGTAGCTGAGCTGGCAGCACAGATGATCCAGGAAGACTGGAAAGGCCGTGCAAGTAATGAAACCGTATTGGCTGGTGGTACGTTGTGA
- a CDS encoding putative endo-1,3(4)-beta-glucanase (COG:S;~EggNog:ENOG410Q0PI) codes for MAPNDGFPQTGEPSTPPKTFSIPPLFEPGVQFNPNLIYRPDPITLLTFMGTKQWHRRVLTTTTRIAEVSSIDVNRPLTQPELDFYLENTSRTLYQARTGAPLGMLIGGINATMWLKRNHTLDAYAPTNPELSMGKRYLEGVKNMYKLDPTGFRVAAAAVLSRIGIWTFGIWVISNVYALTNGVGRIATDPRVKEIFEERRGQDPKEVRERHRNAQMVKTHLRRQQQQGELPTAQEGSAEGSAEASWYEGPSDQPAPAPRTSSPRMDDYYPPPAKNQSKGGDFFDDDASPIASDYRDAAPQGSAWDRIRQQNQVRYSTTPQPETSRTQRTPSEGSQPPSEDQDSTSQGSTWDRLRSQGTPQSQPQGSRAQPGVSDWNTDSRQDKERAQADFDRMLDAERNRGSDSDPGTKRKGWWG; via the coding sequence ATGGCCCCCAACGATGGGTTCCCACAGACAGGGGAGCCCTCGACACCGCCCAAGACCTTCTCCATTCCTCCCCTCTTCGAACCCGGCGTTCAATTCAACCCCAATCTCATCTACCGCCCGGACCCGATCACACTGCTCACCTTCATGGGGACAAAACAATGGCACCGGAGGGTGCTCACCACGACCACTCGCATTGCTGAAGTTAGCAGTATAGATGTTAACCGCCCTCTCACACAACCCGAGCTCGACTTCTACCTCGAAAACACCAGCAGAACCCTCTACCAAGCCCGCACCGGCGCCCCTCTGGGTATGCTTATCGGAGGCATCAACGCCACTATGTGGTTAAAGCGAAACCATACGCTAGACGCCTATGCGCCGACAAACCCAGAACTCTCCATGGGAAAGCGGTATCTCGAGGGCGTGAAGAACATGTACAAGCTAGACCCTACTGGGTTCCGGGTAGCGGCAGCGGCAGTACTGTCTAGAATAGGAATTTGGACTTTTGGAATCTGGGTTATTTCAAATGTGTATGCGCTAACAAATGGCGTCGGCCGCATAGCGACGGACCCGCGGGTGAAGGAGATTTTCGAAGAGCGAAGGGGCCAGGACCCGAAGGAGGTACGGGAGCGGCATCGCAACGCACAGATGGTGAAAACTCACTTGagacgccagcagcaacagggcGAATTACCGACTGCTCAGGAGGGGAGTGCCGAGGGAAGCGCCGAGGCGAGCTGGTATGAGGGCCCATCAGATCAGCCCGCCCCCGCCCCGCGGACATCTAGCCCGAGAATGGATGACTATTACCCACCGCCTGCCAAGAATCAGAGTAAAGGAGGAGATTTCTTCGATGACGATGCCAGCCCCATTGCTTCAGACTACCGAGATGCCGCTCCACAGGGAAGCGCTTGGGACCGCATCCGGCAACAGAACCAGGTTCGATATTCCACTACGCCACAGCCAGAGACTTCACGGACGCAACGTACCCCTTCTGAAGGGAGTCAGCCACCGTCAGAGGATCAGGATAGTACCTCGCAAGGGAGCACGTGGGATCGTCTCCGCTCTCAGGGGACACCCCAGTCACAGCCCCAGGGTTCTCGCGCGCAGCCTGGTGTTTCCGACTGGAATACCGATAGCAGACAGGATAAAGAGCGCGCTCAAGCCGATTTTGATCGGATGCTTGACGCAGAGCGGAACAGGGGAAGCGACTCGGATCCTGGCACTAAGCGCAAAGGGTGGTGGGGCTAG
- a CDS encoding HpcH/HpaI aldolase family protein (COG:G;~EggNog:ENOG410PIKA;~InterPro:IPR005000,IPR015813,IPR040442;~PFAM:PF03328;~go_function: GO:0003824 - catalytic activity [Evidence IEA]): MALFPNNVLHRADQQALCCAFGIRLVTSPAIVQLAKNAGFDSLFIDLEHSTLTINEASQLCVTALLAGITPVVRVPHQCGDGFVQRVLDGGAMGVVFPHIHGPEDARSAARISKYPPNGTRSMTGQLPQFSLLPTPIPTVIAAGNAAASTVFLMVETKTAVEPAVLDAIAAVPDVDILLVGANDLSIELGVPGQFESEVFRDALRAVSRAAGKHGKIMGLAGIYGNREVLEWAVRDLGVGWLLGGQDSGVLAGGMASVMTGLQL; this comes from the exons ATGGCTCTCTTCCCGAATAACGTTCTCCATCGAGCAGACCAGCAGGCCCTCTGTTGT GCGTTTGGAATCCGCCTCGTCACCTCGCCGGCCATCGTGCAGCTGGCCAAAAATGCCGGGTTCGATTCGCTCTTCATTGACCTTGAGCACTCCACCCTCACCATCAACGAGGCCAGCCAGCTATGCGTAACCGCGCTCCTGGCTGGGATCACGCCGGTAGTCCGGGTCCCGCATCAGTGCGGCGATGGCTTCGTACAGCGCGTTCTTGACGGTGGCGCAATGGGCGTGGTGTTTCCGCATATCCATGGTCCCG AAGACGCACGATCAGCCGCCCGTATCTCGAAATACCCACCGAATGGCACGCGCTCGATGACCGGCCAGCTACCGCAATTCAGCCTCCTGCCGACTCCCATCCCGACTGTCATCGCAGCAGGAAACGCCGCGGCATCAACCGTGTTCCTCATGGTCGAGACGAAGACAGCTGTTGAGCCCGCTGTGCTGGACGCAATTGCTGCAGTCCCCGACGTGGATATCCTTCTGGTTGGCGCCAACGATTTAAGCATCGAGCTCGGCGTTCCTGGACAATTTGAGAGCGAAGTCTTCCGCGACGCGTTGCGGGCTGTCAGTCGGGCCGCGGGGAAGCACGGTAAGATCATGGGGCTGGCGGGGATCTATGGGAATCGAGAGGTGTTGGAATGGGCTGTTAGAGACCTGGGCGTTGGGTGGCTTTTGGGCGGGCAGGACTCGGGGGTTCTTGCTGGGGGGATGGCGAGCGTCATGACGGGGTTGCAGTTGTAA
- a CDS encoding oxidoreductase, short chain dehydrogenase/reductase family (COG:Q;~EggNog:ENOG410QE9S;~InterPro:IPR036291,IPR002347;~PFAM:PF08659,PF00106,PF13561;~go_process: GO:0055114 - oxidation-reduction process [Evidence IEA]), producing MATKPLAVIAGVGPGTGASIARKFAQAYSVVVLARNPTNYNSIVSEINSAGGQALGISVDVSDSSSLKSAFEKISEQYKDSPLAAAVFNSGGGFVRKPFLELTEDEFAAGYKSQGIGAFNFAQSTLPLLQKSTGLQHPPTLIFTGATASVKGSANFAAFATGKFALRALAQSLAREFGPKGVHVSHVIIDGVIDIPRTKEWANEHEDGKLDPGAIADAYWHLHTQPRTTFGFELDLRPYVEKW from the exons ATGGCCACCAAACCACTCGCAGTCATCGCCGGTGTCGGTCCCGGCACC GGTGCCAGCATTGCGCGCAAGTTCGCCCAGGCATACTCCGTCGTAGTCCTCGCGCGCAATCCCACCAACTACAACAGTATTGTCAGCGAGATCAACTCCGCTGGCGGCCAGGCTCTAGGAATCAGCGTGGATGTGTCCGACTCTAGTAGTCTAAAGTCAGCCTTTGAGAAGATCTCGGAGCAGTACAAGGACAGCCCGCTCGCAGCCGCGGTCTTTAACTCTGGCGGCGGCTTTGTCCGGAAGCCATTCCTGGAACTTACTGAGGATGAGTTCGCGGCTGGATATAAGAGCCAGGG AATCGGCGCGTTCAACTTCGCCCAAAGCAcgctcccactcctccaaaAGTCCACCGGACTCCAACACCCACCAACCCTAATCTTCACCGGCGCAACAGCAAGCGTGAAAGGCTCAGCGAACTTCGCGGCCTTTGCAACCGGCAAGTTCGCCCTGCGCGCGCTGGCCCAGTCATTGGCCCGCGAATTCGGGCCGAAGGGCGTCCATGTTTCTCATGTTATTATTGACGGGGTGATTGATATTCCTCGGACCAAGGAATGGGCGAATGAGCATGAGGATGGGAAGTTGGATCCTGGTGCT ATTGCCGACGCGTACTGGCACTTGCACACGCAGCCGCGAACGACGTTTGGATTTGAGCTGGACCTTCGTCCATATGTTGAGAAGTGGTAG